The sequence CCGAACACGATTCCGTAGACCACCGCGAACGTGAGCAGCGAGGCCCACACGCTGCCGACGGCGAGCGTGGGCGTCACCGCATCGGCGGTGCGCAGCAGGCCGTAGACGACGTAGGGCTGGCGCCCGATCTCCACGACGTACCAGCCGGCGAGGATGCACACGAAGCCCGAAGGCAGCATCACGTTCCATCCGCGCAGCAACCACGGCGTGTCGAACAAGCGCCCGCGCCGCCATTGCCACAGCGAGGCCAGCACGAGCAGCAGCATCAGCGTGCCGAGCCCCACCATCACGCGGAATGCGTAGAACACCGGCTTCACCGGCGGACGCTCGCTCGCGGGCACGCTCGTCAACGGCTGGATGCGACCTTCCAGCGAATGCGTGAGGATCACGCTGCCCAGCACCGGCACGGCGACTTCGTAATCGTTGCGTTCGGCCTGTTCGTTCGGCACCGCGAACAGCACCAGCGGCACGCTGCGTTCGCCCGGTTGCTCGCGCCAATGCCCTTCGATCGCCGCGAGCTTGATCGGTTGGTGCTCGAGGACGTTCAGACCATGCTGGTCGCCGGCGAACATCTGCGCCGGCACGGCGATCGCAGCGAAGACGACTGCGAGCTTCAGCATCTTCTTAGCCGCTTCGACATGCACGCCGCGCCGCAGGTACCACGCCGCGATGCCGCCGACGACGAAACACGTCGTGATGAACGCCGCCAGCACCATGTGCGCCAGGCGGTAGGGGAACGAAGGATTGAAGACGATCGCCCACCAGTCCGCGGGCTGGAACACGCCGTTGGCGTCGATCATGTAGCCCTGCGGCGTCTGCATCCAGCTGTTCGCCGAGATGATCCAGAACGTCGAGAACAAGGTGCCCAGCGCGACCAGGCACGTCGCCATGAAATGCATCTTCGGCGGCACGCGCTTCCATCCGAACAGCATCACGCCGAGGAAGGTCGCTTCCAGGAAGAACGCGGTGAGCACTTCGTAGGAGAGCAGCGGGCCGAGGATGTTGCCCGCGCGTTCGCTGAGCACCGCCCAGTTCGTGCCGAACTGGAAGCTCATGACGATGCCGCTGACCACGCCCATGCCGAAGGAGACGGCGAAGATCTTCAACCACCACAGGTACAGCTCGCGCCACACGGTGTTTTGCGTGCGCAGCCATCGCCATTCGAGGAAGGCGAGCCAACTGGCGAGGCCGATGGTGAATGCAGGGAAGAGGATATGGAACGAAATCACGAAGCCGAACTGGATTCGCGAGAGCAGCAGAGCATCCACGCAATGCCTCCGCGGCAACTGGGGGGAGGCGCCGCGCCGCATAGTGTGCGCCTCTTGCACGCAGGATTCACCGGGTGGCGCGCAGGCTCGGGCTCGCGCGAACCCAGGTGGATCGATGGAACGCAACCCGACCATGGAACGCACCGGTGCCAGTCGCTCGTTGTGGATGGCGACGGCAGACCCACCGGTCTTCGCGCCTCTCATCGCCGATGCCCACGCACGCGTTTGCGTCGTGGGCGCCGGCATCGCGGGCCTGAGCACGGCGTATCGCCTCGCGAAGTCGGGCGTGGACGTGGTAGTGCTGGAGGAATCGGACCTGCACGGCGGACAGACCGCGCGCACCACGGGACACCTGTGCGATGCGCTCGACGATCGCTGGTTCGAGCTCGAACAATTGCATGGTGCCGAAGGCGCGCGCATGGCGGCGCACAGCCATGCGGTGGCGATCGACACGATCGAGCGCATCTGTCGCGATGAAGAGATCGACTGCGGCTTCGCGCGTTGCGACGGGTACCTCGTGCGCGGCGAAGGCGATGGACGCATCGGCCTGCTCGACCACGAGTACGAAGCCGCGGTGCGCGCGGGGTTGGATGTCGAACGCGTTCCCGCGCCGCCGGGCGCGATGGCGGCATTCGGCAACGCGATCCTGTTCAAGCACCAGGCGCGCTTTCATTCGCTGGATTACCTCGGTGGACTGGCGCGCGCGATCGTGCGCCACGGCGGGCGCATCCATACCGGCACGCGCGTGGATGCGATCGAGGGCGGCGCGAACGCGGGTGCGACCGCCGCCAACGGCGCGCGCGTGCAGGCCGAGCACGTGGTCGTGGCGACCAACGTGCCCTTTAACGATCGCCTCGCGATCCATACCAAGCAGGCGGCCTATCGCACTTACGTCGTCGCCCTGCGCATGGACCCGGGCGCGGTGCCCGATGCCTTGCTGTGGGACACGCTGGACCCCTACCACTACGTGCGCATCGCCCACGCGCGCAACGGCACCTGGCTCATCGTCGGCGGCGAAGACCGCAAGACCGGGCAGGACGAAGCGCCGCTGGTGCGCTACGAAGTCCTCGAATCCTGGGCGCGCGAACACTTCCCGATGGCGCTGGATGTCGGCTATCGCTGGTCGGGGCAGGTGATCGAACCGATCGATTCGCTGGCTTTCATCGGCCACAACCCGGGCTTCGCGGACAACGTGTACGTGGCCACGGGCGATTCGGGCAACGGGATCACGCACGGCACGATCGCGGGCCTGCTGATCGGCGACCTCATCGTGGAAGGCGATTCCCCGTGGCGCGCGCTGTATGCGCCGAACCGCCGCAACCTGCGCGCGGCCGACGCCTACCTGCGCGAAAACCTGAACTTCGTGCCGTACTACGCGGACTGGGTGAGCGGTGGCGAGATCGAAGGCCTCGAAGGACTCGCCCCGGGCGAAGGCGCCGTGCTGCGCCGCGGCCTGCACAAGGTGGCCGCCATGCGCGACCAGGCCGGCGGCCTCCACCTGCATTCGGCCGTGTGTCCGCACCTGGGTTGCGTGGTGCACTGGAACGACGCGGAACGCAGCTGGGATTGCCCCTGCCACGGTTCGCGCTTCGACGCCGTCGACGGCCATCGCCTGAATGGCCCGGCGACCCGTGGATTGGCGCCACTGGCGAGCCCGCACTCGGCCCCCGACATCGCCGGTGCGGAAGGGCCCCCACTGCTGCGCTTATAAGAGCCGCGCTAGTCAGGACGAAGCTTCCTCATGACCTTCGGCCCCCGGGCCCGCTTGCCCGGGCTGCTACGCTTGCGCGCATTTCGTTTTGCCGATGCCCACGATGCGCAAGCCTGCCTCACTCGCCTTCTGCCTCACCCTGTGCCTGGCGCCCGCCGCCTTCGCGCAGGACACGCCTGCCAATGACGCGTCCGACGCCAATGCGCCGCTCACGCTCGCGCGCGTGATGTCCGATCCCGACTGGATCGGCCCGCCGATCGAACAGGCGTGGTGGTCGTGGGATGGCAAGCAGGCCTACACGCAGCGCAAGCGCCAGGGCGCGACGATCCGCGACGTCTTCGTGCAACCGATCGCCGGCGGCGCGGCAACGGTGCTCGACGGCAGCGCACGCGCGACGGAAGACGGCGCGCAACCGGTGTACGACGCGCAACGCACGCGCATGGCCTTCGTGCGCAGCGGCGACGTGTTCGTGCGCGACCTGCGCAGCGGCGCGCTGCAGCAACTCACGCGCACCAACGACGAAGAAGCGCAGCCGCAGTGGGCGGGCGATGGCGGCCTGGCCTGGCGCGTCGGCAACACCTGGTATCGCTGGACCGCCGGCGGCGGCGTGCGACAGGCCGCGCTGGTGCTCGCGGAAAAGGCGCCGGGCACCAAGCCGGAAGCCGACGACCTGCGCGATCGCCAGATGCGCCTGTTCGACACGCTGCGCAAGGAACGCGAACAACGCGACGCCGCGCGCGAACAGAACGCGCTGTGGCAGAAGACCGATCCCTCGCGCGCGCCCGCACCGGCCTACCTGGGCGCGGACGTCGACATCGCCGATTCCTCGATGTCGCCGGATGGCCGCTGGTTGCTGGTCGTGACGACCGAAAAGGGCGGCGACATCGGCACGCCCGGCAAGATGCCGAAGTACATCACCGAGTCCGGTTACGAAGAATTCGAGGAGGCGCGCACGCGCGTCGGCCGCAACAACCCGTTGCCGCAGCGCCTGTGGCTGGTGGACATCGGCAACGCCAGCGTGCGCGAGCTCAAGTTCGACACGCTGCCCGGCATCAAGACCGATCCTCTCGCCGCACTGCGCAAGGCCGCGGGCAAGCCGGCGCTGGAAGGCGAGCGCCCCGTGCAGGTGCTCACCTCCGGCGACAACAGCGGTGGCCCGTCGATCCGCTGGTCGCCCGACGGCCACCAGGCCGCCGTGATGATCCGCGCCATCGACAACAAGGATCGCTGGATCGCCGGCGTGGACTTCGCTGGCGCCAAGCTGCAGACGCGCCATCGCCTCACCGATCCGGCCTGGATCAACTGGAGCTTCAACGACTTCGGCTTCGCGCCCGACGGCGCGCTGTGGTTCCTGTCCGAAGAAAGCGGTTGGTCGCACCTGTACGTGAGCGACGGCAACGGTGCGCCGCGCACGATCACCTCGGGCAAGTGGGAAGCCTCGCAGCCGCAGCTGTCCGCGGACGGCAAGCGCTTCCTGTTCCTGTGCAACCGCGCCTGGCCGGGCGACTACGAAGTGTGCGAAGTCGATCGCAACGGCGGCGTGGTGCGCGAGGTGACGGCGATGGATGGCGTGGAGGACTTCGCCGTCTCGCCCGACGAAACCAAGCTGCTCGTGCGCCACTCCGACAGCTACGTCCCGCCGCAGGTCGCGGTGGTGAACCGCGGTGGCGACGGCGTCGTCGAACTCACCGACACGCGCACCCCGGCCTTCAAGGCGCGCACGTGGATCAAGCCCGAGTACGTGCAGGTGCCGTCGAAGCACGGTGCGGGCACGATCTGGGGCAAGTACTACGGGCCGAAGACGCTGGAGCCCGGCAAGCACTATCCGATCGTCATGTTCGTGCATGGCGCGGGCTACCTGCAGAACGTGAGCGCGCGTTACCCGAATTACTTCCGCGAGCAGATGTTCCATGACCTGCTCGTGGAGCGCGGCTACATCGTGATGGAACTCGACTACCGCGCCTCCGAAGGCTACGGCCGCAAGTGGCGCACCGACATCTATCGCCGCATGGGCACGCCGGAACTCGAGGATTACCTCGATGGCCTGGACTGGCTCGTCGACCACAAGCAGGGCGATCGCGCGCGCGCGGGCATCTACGGCGGCAGCTACGGCGGCTTCATGACCTTCATGGCGCTGTTCAAGAAGCCCGGCGTGTTCAAGGCCGGCGCTGCGCTGCGCCCGGTGAGCGACTGGTCGCAGTACAACCACGAGTACACCTCGAACATCCTCAACACCCCGGAGATCGACCCCGAGGCCTACAAGATCTCCTCGCCGATCGAATTCGCCGACGGGCTGCAGGACAACCTGCTCATCGCGCACGGGATGATCGACGACAACGTGTTCTTCCGCGATTCGGTGATGCTCACGCAGAAGCTGATCGAACTGCGCAAGGACAAGTGGGAGCTCGCGCCTTATCCGATGGAGCGCCACGGCTTCGTGCACCCCGACAGCTGGTACGACGAGTACCGCCGGATCCTGGAACTGTTCGACCGGACGCTCCAGCCGGGGCGTTGACCTCGCGGCGACGGGGGGTCGGGTTCACTTGCAGCGAAGGGTGACCTGACCCAGCCCTGGCCGGAGGTCCCGCCATGCAGAAGCAACCCCACCGCGCGGTCGAAAAGACCGCCGACAACCGGTATTGGCAGAACCAGTTCCGCGTGGACGACGCCGAACTGGAACCGCCCGCCGAGTTCGAGGACTACGCGCCGCCCACGCTGGCGCCCGACGAAGCCGCGACGCCGGCGCCCCAAGCAAAGGGCTAAGCTCCGCCGCCATGAAGCCCCTGCGCCTGCTTCTGCTGGATTGCCGGTCCGCCTTGCGGCGCATCGACCCGGATTTCGAGTCGAGCACGCTGCACGAGCGGCTCGACGACGCGATCCTCGAAATCGCGCAGGGCGAGGAAAAACGTTCCCCGAAGCCCGAAGTGCCCGTGCCCGAAACGCACGTGGCCCAGCAGGTCGCCTACGCCTGGCAGGTGGCTGCGCGCGACCTGCGCTTCGCGCACCCGGAGTTGCACGCGCAGTTGTTCGCGAAGGTGCGCAAGCTGCTCGACGACGGCGACCTGGTGGATCCGGGCGTCGAAATCCAGCGCCTGCAGGCCTCGCAGGCGATGGCGTTTTCGTCGGCCGAAACCGCGCGGCGCGAACTCGACGACCTCCGTCGTTCGCTTTCCGACGCCGTGCCCGGCGTCGACGCCCGGATCCCCGCCGCCGAAGCCACGCGCCTGCGCATGCGCATGCTGATCGACGCCGGATCGCGCGGCAGCGGCCTGCCGCCGCCCGCGCACCGCCGCCTGGATCCCGCCGACATCGCGCCCACGCGCGACGAACTGCGCGAGGTCGCCGAAGGCCGGCGTTCGCTCACGCGCGAAGAGCGCGAATGGTGCGTGACCGAAGCGATGGTGCTGTGCGATTTCACGCGCACGCCCGTGCAACTGCTCGCCGACGGCGAACAGGCCCTGGCGCGGATCATCCTGGACGGCGCGCCCACGCCCGCGCCGGGTTGAGCGCGTCGCTCAGCCGCAGCTGGTGCCGACGATCTTGTCCTTCGCGTCCGTCTGTACGTTCAGGCGATCGCCGCGGTAATCCATCGTGACCGGTTGGTTGGGGCGGACGACGCGCGTGGTCGCAGCGCCGGCGGCAACGCGCGCCTTCTCCACCACCTCGTCCGTGGCCTTTTTGCCCACCGCGTCGTGCGCGGCATCGGCGTTGCAGGTCGCGGCAGGCTCCGGCATTGCGTAGGTCGCCGGATGCGCCGGCGCGTTCTCGATCGGCATGTCGAGCTTGGAGCTGTCGCCCGCCACGGGCGCGGCGTCTTGTGCCGCGGTCGCGGTGTCCTGTTTCGTGGCGCAGGCGCCCAGGCCGAGCACGGCGACGAGGACGAGGGACAACGGGGCGGGGTGCAGGCGCATGGGGGACTCCTGACGGGGGCAGGCGTGAACGCTAACCCCCGGGCGCGTGGACGCCAAATCAAAACGCGGACCCTGCACGCCCGACCATGCCGAATGGCAGAGGCGCCGGGCCCGTGAAACCGGAGGATGCAGCGTTTGCACCTCATCGGAACAACTGCATGCTGCCTCGCAAGACCCTTCTCGCCGCCGCCCTTGCGCTCGCAGTGCCCGCGCTCGGCGCCTTCACCGCCGTCCAGGCGCAGACCTCGCCGCAGGCACCGGTCTATGCCACGAGCACGACCCCGTACCCCGGCACCATCACGCTCGACGTCGACGCGACCAACCTGTCGCAGCGCGTGTTCCAGGTGAAGGAGCGCATTCCGGTGCAGGCCGGCCCGCTCACGTTGCTCTATCCGAAGTGGCTGCCGGGCAACCACGCCGACTACGGCCGCGTCGACAAGGTCGCCGGCCTGGTCATCACCGCCAACGGCAAGCGCCTGGAATGGGTGCGCGACCCGCTCGACGTGTTCGCGTTCAAGGTCGACGTGCCGGAAGGCGTGTCGAACATCGACGTGGAATTCCAGTTCCTCACGCCCACCGGCGGCGACCAGGGCCGCGTGGTCATGACGCCGGCGATGCTCAACCTGCAGTGGAACATGGTCGCGCTGTATCCGGCCGGCTATGACGCGAGCGCGATCACCTTTGCGCCGAGCGTGAAGCTGCCGACCGGCTGGAAGTTCGCCACCGCGCTGGAAGAACAGTCGCGCGCCGGCGATGCCGTGAGCTACAAGCCGGTGAACTTCGAAGTGCTCGTCGACTCGCCGATGTTCGCGGGCCGCTACTCGAAGGTGTTCGACCTCGACCCGGGCGCCAAGGTGCCGGTGCACCTGAACGTCTTCGCCGATGACGCGAAGTACCTGGACGCCAAGCCCGACCACATCGAAGCGCACCGCAACCTCGTGCAGCAGATGTACAAGCTGTACGGCGCGCGCCACTACAACCACTACGACTTCCTGTTCGCGCTCAGCGGCCAGATGTCGGGCATCGGCCTGGAACACCAGCGCTCGAGCGAAAACGGCGTGGGCGTGAAGTACTTCACCTCGTGGGATCCGAAGAAGGGCAGCAGCGACCTGCTCGCGCACGAGTTCAACCACTCGTGGGACGGCAAGTACCGCCGCGGCGCCGACCTCGCAACGCCGAGCTTCAACACGCCGATGCAGGGCAGCCTGCTGTGGGTGTACGAAGGCCAGACGCAGTACTGGGGCAACGTGATCACGGCGCGCTCGGGCCTGCGCAATTTCGACACCGCGAAGGACGCGCTCGCACTCGTCGCCGCGACCTACGCCGAAGGCCGCCCGGGCCTGGACTGGCGCGCGCTGCAGGACACCACCAACGATCCGATCATCGCCAAGCGCACCTCGAAGTCCTACCGCAGCTGGCAGTTGAGCGAGGACTACTACTCCGGCGGCCAGATGATCTGGCTGGAAGTGGACTCGCTGCTGCGCGAGCGCAGCAACAACAAGCTGTCGCTGGATGATTTCGCGCGCAAGTTCTTCGGCGTGAACGACGGCGACTGGAAGGTGAATCCGTACACCTTCGACGACGTGGTGAAGACGCTCAACGATGTCATGCCCTACGACTGGCACACCTTCCTGCGCGATCGCCTGGACGGCAAGAAGCCGCTCACCGGCGGCATCGAAGCCAGCGGCTGGCGCCTGGTGTTCAAGGACACGCCGAATGCCTACGCGAAGGCCGCGATGGCCGAATACGGCGGCGGCGCGGACTTCAACTACTCGCTGGGCATCAGCGTCGGCAAGGACAGCACCATCAGCGACGTGCGCTGGGACAGCCCCGCGTTCAAGGCCGGCATGGGCCCGGGCATGACGCTGATGGCGGTCAACGATCGCGCCTACAGCAGCGACGTGCTGGAAGACGCGGTGAAGCAGGCCAAGGCCGACAAGAAGCCGATCGCGCTGCTGGTGAAGGAGTTCGACACCTTCCGCACCATCCAGCTGCCGTACTACGACGGCCTGCGCTACCCGCACCTGGAGCGCATCGAAGGCAAGCCGGACCGCCTGTCGGCGATCTACGCGCCGAAGAAGTAATTCGGCGGACAAGAAAAAAGCCCCGCGATTGCGGGGCTTTTTTTGTGCCTGCGATTGCGGCCGGGCTTACGCCGCCGCAGCCACCGGCGCCTTCGGCGACTTCCACTGCGCGAGCAGTTCCGCTTCGCGCTGCTTCGCCGTATGCAGGTGCGCTTCCTTGACGTGGCCGAAGCCGCGGATGTGCTCCGGCACCGAGGCGATGTCCGCCGCGAGCTTCGCATTGCCCGCGTCCAGGCCATCGAGCAGCGACTGCACGGTGGTGAAGTACTCGGCGATCAACTGGCGCTCACCCTTGCGCTCGGCGGTGTAACCGAACACGTCCAGCGCCGTGCCGCGCAGGAAACGCAGCTTGGCCATCACGCGGAACGCCGTGAACACCCACGCGCCGTACTCGGCCTTCTGCAGGCGGCCTTCGGCATCCTTCTTGGCGAACAGCGGCGGCGCCAGGTGGAAGTGCAGCTTGAAGTCGCCTTCGAACTGCTGCTTCAGGCGGCGCTCGAAATCGCCGCTCGTGTACAGGCGCGCGACTTCGTACTCGTCCTTGTAGGCCATCAGCTTGAACGCGTAACGCGCGACGGCTTCGCCGAGGTCGCTGCTGCCCGGGGCGCGCTGCTGTTCGGCGGCACGCACCTTCGCGACGAGGTCGGAGTAACGCTTGGCGTAGGCGGCGTTCTGGTACTCGGTGAGGAAGGCGACGCGGCGCGCGACGACTTCATCCAGCGAACGCGACAAGCGCGCATCGTCGAGCGGGAGGAACGCGACGTCGGCACCGCCGTGCGCGGGCACGTGGCGCAGTTCGTCTTCGATCGCATGCGGCTTCGGCGCGACGTTCGCGCCCCACTCGTGGCCTTCCCATTCGCCCGGCGAGAGGATCGGCAATTCGTGCGGCGTGTCCTGCGACGGAATGCTGCGCGCCAGGCCCGCGGCATCGAGCACCGCCGGCAGGTCGATCGCGGCCAGGCGGCCCCACGCGAACGCGGTCTTGTTCATCTCGATCGCCGCGCCGTTGAGCTCGACTGCGCGCATCAGCGCTTCGAACGTCACCGGCACCAGCGCGCGCTGCCAGGCATAGCCGAGGATGAACAGGTTGGTCGCGATCGCATCGCCCATCAGCGCGGTGGCGAGCTGCGTGGCATCGACCACGTGCGGATCATTCCCGCCGAGCGCCAGCTTGATCGCGCCGACGATGTCCTGCGCGGGGAACTGCATGTCCGGGCGCGTGGTGAACGTGCCGGGCATCGCTTCGTAGCTGTTGAGCACGACCTGCGTGCGGCCGCTGCGGATCTTCGACAGCGGCCAGTAGTCGTTGACCACCACCATGTCGCAGCCGAGCACGAGGTCGGCTTCGCCCGCGGCGATGCGCACGGCGTGGATGTCGGCCGGCGACTTCGCGATGCGGATGTGCGTGGTGACTGCGCCACCCTTCTGCGCCAGGCCCGTCTGGTCGAGCACCGACGCGCCCTTGCCTTCGAGGTGGCCGGCCATGCCGAGCAGCGCGCCGATGGTCACCACGCCCGTGCCGCCGACGCCGGTGATCAGGATGTTCCAGGGCTGGTCGAGGTTGGGCAGCGTGGGTGCCGGCAGGTTCTGCAGGCGATCTGCGGCGCCCGTGCCTTTCTTTTTCTTCAGCTGGCCGCCGTGCACCGTCACGAAGCTCGGGCAGAAGCCGTTGACGCAGCTGTAATCCTTGTTGCAGTTGCTCTGGTCGATCTCGCGCTTGCGGCCGAACTCGGTTTCCTTCGGCAGCACGGAGACGCAGAACGACTTCTTGCCGCAGTCGCCGCAGCCTTCGCAGACCAGCGAGTTGATCATCACGCGCTTCTGCGGATCGACCATCTTGCCGCGCTTGCGGCGGCGGCGCTTTTCGGTCGCACAGGTCTGGTCGTAGATCAGCACGGTGGTGCCGGGCGTTTCGCGCAACTGCTTCTGCACCGCATCGAGTTCGCTGCGGTCCTGGAACTCCACGTCGTGCGGGAAGATCGACGGATCGCTCCACTTGGCGATGTCGTCGGAGAGCACGACGATCTTCTGCACGCCTTCGCTGCGCACCTGGTGCGCGATCTGCGGCACGCTCAGCGTGCCGTCGACCGGCTGGCCGCCCGTCATCGCGACGGCGTCGTTGTAGAGGATCTTGTAGGTGATGTTCACGCCCGCGGCGATCGACTGGCGGATCGCCAGCGAGCCGGAGTGGAAGTAGGTGCCGTCGCCGAGGTTCTGGAACACGTGCGGCGTCTCGGTGAACGAGGCCTGGCCCGCCCACGTCACGCCTTCGCCGCCCATGTGCGTGAAGGTGTCGGTGCGGCGGTCCATCCACGTGACCATGTAATGGCAACCGATGCCGCCGAGCGCGCGCGAGCCTTCCGGCACCACCGTGGAGGT comes from Lysobacter sp. KIS68-7 and encodes:
- a CDS encoding cytochrome ubiquinol oxidase subunit I; amino-acid sequence: MDALLLSRIQFGFVISFHILFPAFTIGLASWLAFLEWRWLRTQNTVWRELYLWWLKIFAVSFGMGVVSGIVMSFQFGTNWAVLSERAGNILGPLLSYEVLTAFFLEATFLGVMLFGWKRVPPKMHFMATCLVALGTLFSTFWIISANSWMQTPQGYMIDANGVFQPADWWAIVFNPSFPYRLAHMVLAAFITTCFVVGGIAAWYLRRGVHVEAAKKMLKLAVVFAAIAVPAQMFAGDQHGLNVLEHQPIKLAAIEGHWREQPGERSVPLVLFAVPNEQAERNDYEVAVPVLGSVILTHSLEGRIQPLTSVPASERPPVKPVFYAFRVMVGLGTLMLLLVLASLWQWRRGRLFDTPWLLRGWNVMLPSGFVCILAGWYVVEIGRQPYVVYGLLRTADAVTPTLAVGSVWASLLTFAVVYGIVFGSGIWYLLQLVRKGPMPHEPAPDTQDGVKTPARPLSVGNVSLEGKESR
- a CDS encoding FAD-dependent oxidoreductase produces the protein MERNPTMERTGASRSLWMATADPPVFAPLIADAHARVCVVGAGIAGLSTAYRLAKSGVDVVVLEESDLHGGQTARTTGHLCDALDDRWFELEQLHGAEGARMAAHSHAVAIDTIERICRDEEIDCGFARCDGYLVRGEGDGRIGLLDHEYEAAVRAGLDVERVPAPPGAMAAFGNAILFKHQARFHSLDYLGGLARAIVRHGGRIHTGTRVDAIEGGANAGATAANGARVQAEHVVVATNVPFNDRLAIHTKQAAYRTYVVALRMDPGAVPDALLWDTLDPYHYVRIAHARNGTWLIVGGEDRKTGQDEAPLVRYEVLESWAREHFPMALDVGYRWSGQVIEPIDSLAFIGHNPGFADNVYVATGDSGNGITHGTIAGLLIGDLIVEGDSPWRALYAPNRRNLRAADAYLRENLNFVPYYADWVSGGEIEGLEGLAPGEGAVLRRGLHKVAAMRDQAGGLHLHSAVCPHLGCVVHWNDAERSWDCPCHGSRFDAVDGHRLNGPATRGLAPLASPHSAPDIAGAEGPPLLRL
- a CDS encoding S9 family peptidase — protein: MRKPASLAFCLTLCLAPAAFAQDTPANDASDANAPLTLARVMSDPDWIGPPIEQAWWSWDGKQAYTQRKRQGATIRDVFVQPIAGGAATVLDGSARATEDGAQPVYDAQRTRMAFVRSGDVFVRDLRSGALQQLTRTNDEEAQPQWAGDGGLAWRVGNTWYRWTAGGGVRQAALVLAEKAPGTKPEADDLRDRQMRLFDTLRKEREQRDAAREQNALWQKTDPSRAPAPAYLGADVDIADSSMSPDGRWLLVVTTEKGGDIGTPGKMPKYITESGYEEFEEARTRVGRNNPLPQRLWLVDIGNASVRELKFDTLPGIKTDPLAALRKAAGKPALEGERPVQVLTSGDNSGGPSIRWSPDGHQAAVMIRAIDNKDRWIAGVDFAGAKLQTRHRLTDPAWINWSFNDFGFAPDGALWFLSEESGWSHLYVSDGNGAPRTITSGKWEASQPQLSADGKRFLFLCNRAWPGDYEVCEVDRNGGVVREVTAMDGVEDFAVSPDETKLLVRHSDSYVPPQVAVVNRGGDGVVELTDTRTPAFKARTWIKPEYVQVPSKHGAGTIWGKYYGPKTLEPGKHYPIVMFVHGAGYLQNVSARYPNYFREQMFHDLLVERGYIVMELDYRASEGYGRKWRTDIYRRMGTPELEDYLDGLDWLVDHKQGDRARAGIYGGSYGGFMTFMALFKKPGVFKAGAALRPVSDWSQYNHEYTSNILNTPEIDPEAYKISSPIEFADGLQDNLLIAHGMIDDNVFFRDSVMLTQKLIELRKDKWELAPYPMERHGFVHPDSWYDEYRRILELFDRTLQPGR
- a CDS encoding I78 family peptidase inhibitor; this encodes MRLHPAPLSLVLVAVLGLGACATKQDTATAAQDAAPVAGDSSKLDMPIENAPAHPATYAMPEPAATCNADAAHDAVGKKATDEVVEKARVAAGAATTRVVRPNQPVTMDYRGDRLNVQTDAKDKIVGTSCG
- a CDS encoding M61 family peptidase, with amino-acid sequence MLPRKTLLAAALALAVPALGAFTAVQAQTSPQAPVYATSTTPYPGTITLDVDATNLSQRVFQVKERIPVQAGPLTLLYPKWLPGNHADYGRVDKVAGLVITANGKRLEWVRDPLDVFAFKVDVPEGVSNIDVEFQFLTPTGGDQGRVVMTPAMLNLQWNMVALYPAGYDASAITFAPSVKLPTGWKFATALEEQSRAGDAVSYKPVNFEVLVDSPMFAGRYSKVFDLDPGAKVPVHLNVFADDAKYLDAKPDHIEAHRNLVQQMYKLYGARHYNHYDFLFALSGQMSGIGLEHQRSSENGVGVKYFTSWDPKKGSSDLLAHEFNHSWDGKYRRGADLATPSFNTPMQGSLLWVYEGQTQYWGNVITARSGLRNFDTAKDALALVAATYAEGRPGLDWRALQDTTNDPIIAKRTSKSYRSWQLSEDYYSGGQMIWLEVDSLLRERSNNKLSLDDFARKFFGVNDGDWKVNPYTFDDVVKTLNDVMPYDWHTFLRDRLDGKKPLTGGIEASGWRLVFKDTPNAYAKAAMAEYGGGADFNYSLGISVGKDSTISDVRWDSPAFKAGMGPGMTLMAVNDRAYSSDVLEDAVKQAKADKKPIALLVKEFDTFRTIQLPYYDGLRYPHLERIEGKPDRLSAIYAPKK
- a CDS encoding indolepyruvate ferredoxin oxidoreductase family protein codes for the protein MTSTAELSSPASANTSLTRSFVDGDYTLDHKYTRESGRIYLSGVQALVRLPLMQKLRDAAAGLNTAGFVSGYRGSPLGGFDLELWRARKHLEKAGVKFTPGLNEDLGATMVWGTQQTNLFPGAKVEGVFGMWYGKGPGVDRTGDVFKHANAAGTAPKGGVLALAADDHACRSSTLPHGSEHEFVSAMMPVLNPAGVQDILDLGLIGWAMSRYTGRWVGFKTIAETVESSSSVDVDPLALQIVLPEDFEMPRGGLNIRWPDPPMDQEMRLHQYAVKAAQAFARANKIDRVVIDSPNARLGIITTGKSYLDVLQALEYLGLDARACADLGIRVYKVAMTWPLEPVGLRNFARGLQDILVVEEKHAFIESQMKESMYNWTGERPSIVGKYDEAGEWILPSTGELTPARIARVIARRIQKFHDSEHIRDVMRWMEGKESELALPRAAFPRVPHYCSGCPHNTSTVVPEGSRALGGIGCHYMVTWMDRRTDTFTHMGGEGVTWAGQASFTETPHVFQNLGDGTYFHSGSLAIRQSIAAGVNITYKILYNDAVAMTGGQPVDGTLSVPQIAHQVRSEGVQKIVVLSDDIAKWSDPSIFPHDVEFQDRSELDAVQKQLRETPGTTVLIYDQTCATEKRRRRKRGKMVDPQKRVMINSLVCEGCGDCGKKSFCVSVLPKETEFGRKREIDQSNCNKDYSCVNGFCPSFVTVHGGQLKKKKGTGAADRLQNLPAPTLPNLDQPWNILITGVGGTGVVTIGALLGMAGHLEGKGASVLDQTGLAQKGGAVTTHIRIAKSPADIHAVRIAAGEADLVLGCDMVVVNDYWPLSKIRSGRTQVVLNSYEAMPGTFTTRPDMQFPAQDIVGAIKLALGGNDPHVVDATQLATALMGDAIATNLFILGYAWQRALVPVTFEALMRAVELNGAAIEMNKTAFAWGRLAAIDLPAVLDAAGLARSIPSQDTPHELPILSPGEWEGHEWGANVAPKPHAIEDELRHVPAHGGADVAFLPLDDARLSRSLDEVVARRVAFLTEYQNAAYAKRYSDLVAKVRAAEQQRAPGSSDLGEAVARYAFKLMAYKDEYEVARLYTSGDFERRLKQQFEGDFKLHFHLAPPLFAKKDAEGRLQKAEYGAWVFTAFRVMAKLRFLRGTALDVFGYTAERKGERQLIAEYFTTVQSLLDGLDAGNAKLAADIASVPEHIRGFGHVKEAHLHTAKQREAELLAQWKSPKAPVAAAA